In the Betaproteobacteria bacterium genome, GGCCATCCAGCATTTCGGGAAACCCGGTGTAGTGGGACACTTCGGTCACGCGCGCGCCACTCTCCGATAGAAGTTTGGCGGTCCCGCCCGTGGACAACAAATTGAATCCCAGAGCCAGCAATTCGCGCGCAAGCTCCACAACGCCTTCCTTATTCGAAACGCTGATGAGTGCTTGCTTCATCTAAGGAGTCTTGATGCGGTACGTTTGCATTTTCTTGCGTAGCGTGTTTCGGTTCAATCCGAGAATGTCCGCCGCCTCGGTCTGATTGCCCCCCGTGTGATTGAGGATGACCTCGATCAAGGGCTTTTCCACGCATTGGATCACCATGCCGTATACGCCCGAGGGTGTTTCGCCATCGAGATCGCGAAAATAACCCTCCAAGGTCTTGCGTACACAGCGAGCGAGTTCGTTTTCTCCGCTCATGCTGCCTCCTCCCACGGGTACTCTTGCATGTGACCGAAGAGACGCTCTACTTCGGCCAGCTGCCCGGTCCCTGTTTCCTGTTCGTTGATGCGCCGCCGGAATTGCTCCGCGCCCGGCAAGGTCTTTGTGTACCACCCGATGTGTTTGCGCGCGACGCGCACGCCGGTGTGCTCGCCGTAAAAAGCGTATAGCTCGTGTAAGTGGCCTATGAGCACGCCGAGAATTTCCTCCGGCGCGGGCGGAGGTAATGTCCGGCCGGTTTCCAGGTAGTGATTGATTTCCCGAAAGATCCATGGGCGCCCTTGCGCGGCCCGGCCAATCATGACGGCGTCGGCGTGGGTGGCGGCTAGCACCTCCTTCGCTTTTCGCGCCGTGGCAATATCGCCGTTGGCGATGATGGGGATGCTCACGGCGAATTTCACCGCGGCGATGGTCTCGTACTCCGCTTCTCCGGTAAAGCCACACGCGCGCGTGCGGCCGTGAACCGTGAGCGCTTTCACACCGGCCGCCTCGGCGATCCTGGCGATCCGAACCGCATTCTTGCTGTGCCCGTCCCATCCCGTGCGGATCTTGAGAGTGACCGGTACCTCCACCGCTTGCACGACCGCATCGAGAATGCGCCCGACAAGTACCTCGTCCCTGAGCAATGCGCTGCCCGCTTGCACGTTGCACACCTTTTTCGCGGGACATCCCATGTTGATGTCGATGATCTGCGCGCCGGTTCCTACATTGTGGCGAGCTGCCTCGGCGAGCATTCTGGGATCGGCACCGGCGATTTGCGCGGACACCGGTTGCACTTCTCCATCGTGATTGGTTCGGCGTTGCGTCTTTTCCGTGCCATAAAGGCGCGGATCGCTGGTCACCATCTCCGAGACGGCCATGGCCGCGCCCAGTTTCTTGCACAACTGGCGAAAGGGCCGGTCGGTTACACCCGCCATCGGCGCCGCTATGGTTTTATTTTCGAGCGTGTAAGGGCCGATTCGCATGGGTTGCGCGGGAGATAGCGAGGGAAGGACGCGGGAAGGGTGCGATTGTAGCGCAAGCTCTTATCGCTTGTATCCGCCGGGGAGGAAAAACGAAAAATGCAGGCCCGGCAATTACAAGCCGAACATCATGTGGCGCGCGAAAGCGGTGCGTAGAGGTTTAAAGCGAGCGAGCGAGGACAAAGCTAGAGTTCGCCCGGCTCGCACAGCGGGATGCGAACTTCCAAAAATCCCCACCAACGCATCGGTGAGACGGACGCTTTGGCTTCGGTCCCGGTGCCGGTTGCTCGCGAATTCCCGCAGAATCGCCGGGTCGCCAGGATCGGCTGGCCGTTTCCATAGCAATTCGCGCAATGCCCAGATGTCGCGCAACCCAAGATTGAATCCCTGCGCCGCGACGGGATGAATTTGCTGCGCGGCGTTTCCCACGCGAAGGGCGCGCCCTTGCGAGGTGCGTGGTTCCACCACCAAGCGCAAGGGAAATCGCGCGCGCGGGGACACGCGGGTGAAGCGCCTTGCCCACGGGCCGAAAGACTCGGAGAGGGCTTGCGTGAACTCGCTGTCCCGCGCGTTCATCAGCGCATCGCCCCGCTCGGCGGACACCGTCCAAATGAGCGCGAAATGATCCTCGAAGGGCAACAAAGCGATGGGACCCGTCTCGCAAAATCGCTCATGGGCGCGGTTCAGATGGGGTTGCTGCGACCACACCTCGGCAACGATGGCCCATTGCGCGTAGTCCTTGACGCTGACGCCGTCCGAGGGCCG is a window encoding:
- the dusB gene encoding tRNA dihydrouridine synthase DusB, encoding MRIGPYTLENKTIAAPMAGVTDRPFRQLCKKLGAAMAVSEMVTSDPRLYGTEKTQRRTNHDGEVQPVSAQIAGADPRMLAEAARHNVGTGAQIIDINMGCPAKKVCNVQAGSALLRDEVLVGRILDAVVQAVEVPVTLKIRTGWDGHSKNAVRIARIAEAAGVKALTVHGRTRACGFTGEAEYETIAAVKFAVSIPIIANGDIATARKAKEVLAATHADAVMIGRAAQGRPWIFREINHYLETGRTLPPPAPEEILGVLIGHLHELYAFYGEHTGVRVARKHIGWYTKTLPGAEQFRRRINEQETGTGQLAEVERLFGHMQEYPWEEAA
- a CDS encoding Fis family transcriptional regulator; the protein is MSGENELARCVRKTLEGYFRDLDGETPSGVYGMVIQCVEKPLIEVILNHTGGNQTEAADILGLNRNTLRKKMQTYRIKTP
- a CDS encoding 2-polyprenyl-6-methoxyphenol hydroxylase, encoding MTFDAVIIGGGPIGIATGLALSSLGYRILIAEKREAATPRDDRRILALSQGSRLILERLGVWQALSNTTSITQIRVSDRGALAPVTLRASECRVPALGHVTTFNDLSQALSHKLQEHTNAEIRFGCTARTASMSAHTAEVELEAGKSEIVSAPLVIHAEGGGRPSDGVSVKDYAQWAIVAEVWSQQPHLNRAHERFCETGPIALLPFEDHFALIWTVSAERGDALMNARDSEFTQALSESFGPWARRFTRVSPRARFPLRLVVEPRTSQGRALRVGNAAQQIHPVAAQGFNLGLRDIWALRELLWKRPADPGDPAILREFASNRHRDRSQSVRLTDALVGIFGSSHPAVRAGRTLALSSLARFKPLRTAFARHMMFGL